From the genome of Gymnogyps californianus isolate 813 chromosome 4, ASM1813914v2, whole genome shotgun sequence:
ttatcTTAGGGAGTCAACTACTTTATGTCCAAGGGCATACTAGACGATTCACCGAAAGAAATAGCTAAGTTTATCTTTTGCACAAGAACACTAAATTGGAAGAAGCTGAGAATCTACCTTGATGAAAggtaattttaatttctcttgagACATTTCCTATTCATTTTCAATGTACAGCACCATTCAACAATATTGTGCTTGTATTGATGTAATTTTGAAGAtgtaaaaatgcaagaaaatgcaACTAAGTAATGCTACTGCTAAATCTGAACAGTTATTCTGTTCAAGTATTTATGTGATTGTAACACTTTATAAGAACCCCTGACAATACCGCCTATAACTAGTAAATCTCACATCCtgtgctttttctgcatttttgcagtTCTGGGCATAAATTGTTTTGAAGTTATAGTGAGCATGTAAACTGCACAGGATAATCTTTGTGCTGTATGACATTCAGATTTTATagatattttgctgctttttttgacttgaggtttctttttttcctatgtagTGTGGGTATTAATCAGGAAAAGCAGTTATCACTTTACCAAGTGATGATAGCTTTTTAACTAATGTTGAATCATCTAACCATTATTTGGTTGTCTGATATTTCTCGAATGGAAGTCACACCCACCTCCTAAGACGCAATGGAGCATCCTCTTGGAGACAGCATGAGCTGCAGTAGGGAACACTCTCCCTGTTGTAGCAGGCTCTTCTACCTCCACAATGCTTTCTCTTGCCCTCCATGATACCTTCAGGTTGGGGTAGTGCAGTATCAGGAAAGAGGAGCACCAACACGTTCAAGTGAAgttgaaagaggaggagaataaTAACTGAACCTAAATAGgaagagcagagggacagccgTGCTTCTAGCAGGAATCCTCTCCTGCTTCTCACCCTGCTCAGCCTGTACTActaaaggaataaaaggagTCATTCTGTAGTGTTACCACCACTGACAGTCCTGTGCTCTAAAACTTCAGATTATCAATTTTTTTGGcaatacaaaaaaaacaaaactatttaacGGATGAGATTGCAAGTTAATATTAGCAACCTCTACTGCCGTTCATCTTCCCTTTGTAAACAGAGTGTAATCaggcactaaaaataaaaactaggTTTCTAAATGTTGAAACTCCCCTCTTAGTACTGAAACGCTTAATAGAAAGGATAAACATATGAGAATATTCTTTGGTTCACTTCAAGTTTGCTTCCAAATTTCCTTCAGATGTCTTTTGCACATATGTTCACGTAGGCTAGTCTGAATCCTTTAGATGTTTCTGTGTTCAGTGGAAAACGCCTGAGAGCATCACACCCTGATGGACTTAGACTTTAAAGGGCTTTTGTGAGCAAATTTTATCTAACTTAAGCCTGGTTTTAACAAGATACTCCTGTAACAGCTTCTACTTAGGCACCAAAATGTGTGACACACATGAATCTGTTTCctttactgtcttttttaatgGCTTTGTCAGACAGTTTAAAGGAAGCGAAGCCTCTATGTAGACTATGATTGAATATGCATATAAAGAAACTTAGAATTCTgattaatgtatatttttatagtatttgGCTATTATTGTAAGTGTCTGAAGAACGTGTGTTTGTATTATCTTTGTGCTGTTAGTgataattttgtctttcagcAAAAAACAAAGCTCATAAACTATtctaaagctttcatttttatttttaagacctacattttcatatttaaacagttaaaagaaaCTTCTCTAATTATGTGGGATTTTATTCTACCAGGCGAGATGTTTTGGATGACCTTGTGACGCTGCACAACTTCAGAAATCAGTTCTTGCCAAATGCACTGAGAGAGTTCTTCAGACACATTCATGCTCCTGAGGAGCGTGGGGAGTACCTTGAGACTCTCATAACAAAGTTCTCTCACAGATTCTGTGCTTGTAACCCTGATTTGATGAGAGAGCTTGGCCTTAGCCCTGGTAAGCAAAAAAGAGCTTTAATTCAGTGGATCAGTATTTATATTTCTGGATGATGCTACTGTTTATGATAGTTTTAAAATCAGCACCTaaacaagtatttctgaaagtacAAACATGGCTTCGGAGGGTTCAGTATACAGGCATCATCCCACTCGggttgaaaaaaaccaaaaataacatACAGATTCTTTTCTTAGACCTAGCTGAtaagtgggttttattttcatgttatctttccttcacttttgTCTGTGCTTAAGCTCTGTACTATCTCTAAGTTCCCTCTTGCAAAGACTTACACACTTAACATTTTACCTTGTGGATAGTCCCACAGAAATGAGAGGGAATTTTGGGCCTCACTCAAGTTAACAAACGTTTCTAATTGGTTGGGGGGAGCCAGTTTTCAGCAGGGGGCCTGCTTACATATTTAAAGATAAGCTTTAGCGGAATGTTGGCCTTAGTTTACAAAAACTTCAACAATCTGTTTAAATGAATGTGCATAAAGCCCTTAGTAGCTTTTGGATAATGTAGAAATATTAAGAGATTTGTAAATGCTCATTTGCCAACGTGCTGACATTACTTTGAAAATTGctatattaaattttatttcactgggATACCCTTTTGAGTtgttatgtatgtgtgtatatatataattatgaGCCCAGATGATGAAGACCGTAAGGTTCTTGGACAGggaacaatatttttaatgatcacagtttcctttttaaaatattgttatttattcTCTCTTGTCTAGATGCAGTTTATGTACTGTGTTACTCTTTGATTCTACTTTCCATTGATCTAACAAGCCCTCACGTGAAGAACAAAATGTCAAAGAGGGAATTCATCCGAAATACACGACGAGCTGCACAGAATATTAGTGAAGATTTTGTAGGGCACCTTTATGACAACATCTACCTTATTGGCCATGTAGCTGCCTAAAAGCACAATTTGCTAGCActtaaaatttgtaattttcaaaaactACATCAAttcaagaaattaattattttgtagaGATGGGGGTTATTTTAGTGCTGGTCATTCTAACCTCTGTATGCAATCAAAGTTTGTGTGTgtaagtgtgtgtatgtgtaaaCTACCTTTTCTATCTATTTACAGTGGGAACGGAAGGATTTGgagatttgtttttcataatttttttagttttgcacAAAACAATGCCATTAGTCTGACACAGCCATTTACGAATGTTAAACTGACATTACAGTCTCAGCTGACAAAGTGGTGAATTTGTGCATTAGATCTGCTTGAAACTTTAATAAGTTCATTCTTTTTAGAATACCAAgtaatgtgtatatatttaacTAAAGAGATTTATAATcgtaattattttattgtaaaatattttaactaaaatttctccttttatctCTTAAAATAGTGTTGTacttcttttttgcatttttttacaaTGCTGACTACCTCAGATACATAAGTTAGAGAAACATTCATCTGAATACTACAATAAAGTTTATTCTAGGAGATGAGAGAACACTTGTAAAATACCTAAACTGATATTTAGTACTATATTGACTAACTTGAATTAGCATATTGCCAATCTACTATTCACTCAATTTTAAAGAAGATTACAACCTCTATTTTAGAATAACCCTGATGTCATACAGGGATAGCCTAGGGAAATTGTGCAGTTTACATAGAGCTAACCTATATTGCAGACACTAGTTTTTGGGGACATGGGACAACTACAATCATCTGTTCAGCATGGTAAGCAAGGAAAAATCTCAACGGGGAAAGTGGTAGGGGCGGCTAACATGTTGCTGCTTTCAACTGCTTCCCTCGGTCTAGAAGTGTCAATGATGGAAATACCTAGGCAAATATATACCAGATGACTCATTGCTAAAGCTGTTAAAAACTGACTGTGCAAGATTAGAGCACTGACTGTGCGGGATCGGAGAGCCGTTTCAGACTCAGATACTGAATTACTTTTTCTAAATCTGTCATGTAGCTAGATTTTAAATAGTTCTAGATTTatgaaaatacttcaaaaatgGTTTCGGTCACATTGTGTCTTACATTTTCTGAAGCGTATAGAATATTAGCGGTGCAACTGCCGTGCATGTGCAGGAACTGAATGAGGATTTGCCTGGTTTTTGTTCAGACAACTCGTAGAGCAGTGCTTTTCTTAAATTGACATAACATGTAGTTGAAATCAGAGCTGTTCCTGATTATGTTTGTTTACATAATCTTCAGCTATTGCTAGCATCTGGATTCATCACAGTAACAAGTAGATTTATCCTTTTTCCCTACCACACCATGAGGTGAGGTAGGAAGATATTCTTAGTTCTGTTTTACAGATTGATTTTTTATGTAGGAAGCCTATGGCAGAGCCAGGAATTGAATGCAGGTCATACTCCTCATAGGCACGCACTTTGCCCacactgctgctttcagtttGGCACCTAGGGGGTGTTACATTTGTCTTAGGTATGAGGAGAGTGATGACAATGACAGTCCACATAAGGGCTACATAAatgacagggagaaaaaaatgtagctaCTGCTGCTATTGCAAGTGTTTAGTATATTTTGTTTATAGCTCTGGTCCACATGCAAAAGTGCACCCagaaaaagttgtattttttttattacgtTACCGTTAATCAAGTATAAATGCAATTTGTATTTGTGTAGCAAACACAGCCAAagccaggagccagcagcagctaTCTTCCAGACAGGTTTTACAATATCACTCCCCTCTCTCAGGATAACTTCTCATCACTTCACCCTGCGTCATTTCATATATTTGAGAAAGCCCAAGGATGCATTCCACGGTGTTCAATTAATCTCAAACACAAATAAAGAGTATATGGTACGTTGGGGAGGTTTGCTTAAGGCACAGGTATCTggtcatgtaaaaaaaaaaaaaaaaaaaaaagaaggcaagtAATCTGTACAACCAACAATAAAAGATAAGTGTCTCTGTGCTCCTTAAAGTGATGTTAAGTGAAGACTGCAGAATATGGCTTTCTAGAAAACACTCCTCAGAAGTTATACgcttaaaaagaagaattcaGTGAATTTTGAAATTACAACTAATCTTatcaggaaatgttttcttctcaaatcACAAATGCCGAGCGAGGCCTAATTCTCCTCTAAATGGTATTTATGTTGACATTAGTGATACTGGGTTTGATTTTGCACTGATACAAGAGTACTAATTGTTAATCTGCATTTCTCTTAATTCCCAGTTACCCTCAGTTCCCATCCTCAAACAGATAAAGAACAAAGCCTCCAGGCAgagagaacatatttttttctggaatagaTGAGTACATCTATTA
Proteins encoded in this window:
- the FBXO8 gene encoding F-box only protein 8 gives rise to the protein MGQGLWRVARNQQLQHQGYSGQGYLTREHGRRIATNNVSNTSHRKQAQGGIDIYHLLKTRKSKEQEGFINLEMLPPELSFTILSYLNATDLCLASCVWQDLANDELLWQGLCKSTWGHCSIYNKNPPLGFSFRKLYMQLDEGSLTFNANPDEGVNYFMSKGILDDSPKEIAKFIFCTRTLNWKKLRIYLDERRDVLDDLVTLHNFRNQFLPNALREFFRHIHAPEERGEYLETLITKFSHRFCACNPDLMRELGLSPDAVYVLCYSLILLSIDLTSPHVKNKMSKREFIRNTRRAAQNISEDFVGHLYDNIYLIGHVAA